GGTATACATGGGCCATGTTGTCATAGAATCCAGGCTGGCCCCTTCCTGTCTGTCTTTACTGGACAAGCCAGAGATGGTCAGGTCCTCTTAAAACAATGGCACAAAGTTTGTTCTTCTGTCCATTCTTGTCCAGCAGCATGTTCTGAGTTCCTGGGGTCCTGGTCTGGGGCACTGTCTGGCCTCTTTAGCAGGGGCGGCACCTGCTGCCACAGTAGCGGCTGGTAATACAGGAGAGGTCACAGCACCCAGAGTTGATGGGGACTCCGTCACAGCTGAGGATGCtgccaacagcagcagaggtggaggATCCCACAGCGGTGTTCTGCGGGAAGGAGCTGAGGATGGGGCCGGGCAGGGTCACCACCACAGGAGAAGGCTCAATGACGACGGTGGAGTTCTGGCACTGCCTGACGCAGGgctcactgcagctgctggccagcGGGGTCGGGCCGCAGGGCTGGCATGGCAGGCATGGCCGGCACTGGTCGTAGCAGGACATGtctgggagcaggaggtgcaCCTGGGAGAGAGGGCATTGAGGAATCAGAACATGGGCATGCATGAGGAAAAGCCTGACACCACACCCTGAGGGAACCAAAGCACAGGCAGGACTGTGAGCTGGACGCTGTGCAGGGATGAGTTGGACGCTTCTTGGCCTCATCCTGCCAGGGCCCAAAAAAAATGCCACCAGAGCCAGGCTACACCCTAGGCTCCAGCCCAGGAGCCATCGTACTAAAGGCCCAGTCTTCCTCC
The Oxyura jamaicensis isolate SHBP4307 breed ruddy duck chromosome 2 unlocalized genomic scaffold, BPBGC_Ojam_1.0 oxy2_random_OJ65669, whole genome shotgun sequence genome window above contains:
- the LOC118156995 gene encoding feather keratin Cos1-1/Cos1-3/Cos2-1-like — protein: MPLDMGQLRPTIKASPAPCCLIHVSGLRLLRNQVHLLLPDMSCYDQCRPCLPCQPCGPTPLASSCSEPCVRQCQNSTVVIEPSPVVVTLPGPILSSFPQNTAVGSSTSAAVGSILSCDGVPINSGCCDLSCITSRYCGSRCRPC